GTTTTCCTGCTGTTGCTTTTTGTGCCGCTGGTTGCATGCGCCCAAACGCCGAACCTGTCGAATGAACTGGATGCTTACGTGGACGAGGTGATGACGGCGTATGGTATGCCAGGTGTGGCGTTTGCCGTGATCAAAGACGGGGAGGTTATCCATAAAAAGAACTACGGACTGGCCAATCTTGAACACCAGGTGCCCGTCACTGAAAACTCGATTTTCCGCGTGTATTCCCTTACCAAACTTGTGGTGATTTCAGGGCTCTTCCAGCTTGTTGAGCAGGGCAAGCTTTCGCTCGATGACCAGATCACTGACTATGTAGATGGCCTGCCGGCAACCTGGCACCATCTACAAATCAAACACCTCATCACACATTCTAGTGGCCTGCCCGATATGGCGCCGATTCCAGTCTTCCAGGAGCTATCGGAAGACGCAGCAAAAGCACGCGTGTTTGCAGAGCCGCTGCGGGCTGAGGCCGGCAACGTGTACGACTACAACCAGACCAATTTCTGGCTACTCAAAGAAATCATTGAGCGGGTCACAACCATGCCTATGGATCAATTTCTTCTTGAAAATCAGTTCAGCACGGCGCCAGATACTGCCTTCTTCTCTGTGGACTCGCGAGACATCATCCGTAACCGCGTCACTGCGTATTTCCCTTTTGCGAAAGGCTACACAACCATTGAGCATCCCTATTTGCAAGGCGACTATGCTTATGCCATGAACGGACTCAATATCACCCTCAATGCTTTTATCCACTGGAGCCAGCAATTGCGCAACGATACAATTATGCAGCCGGCAACGCGTGCTAAAATGTGGGAGCCCTTTCCGTATGCGGCGTCGGATAAGCTATTTACGTATGGCTGGGACATGCGACCCGTGCAGGGGCACAATTCGTACGGCTTCTCTGGCAGCCTGGTCACTGCCTATCGCATTTTCCCTGATGACGATCTTAGCATCATCTTTTTAGCCAACGGCATGCGCGACTTCTTCAATATTGAGGACATCATGAATACCATCGCCATGCGCGTGCTCGAGTAGGTAGCGTCAGGGAGCTACCACGTGCGCTATGGCAATGGGTCCAGTTTGAAACCTGCGTCGGATTGGGATACTGAACAGCCGGCAATCTCGCAGACAGCCGCTAATGATTCTTGCACACCCGCAGGGTTTGGGGCGATCCACGTAAGAATAGTTGCGTGCAGCGGCGGTGCTACCTGAATGGATACCGCATACTTGCGTTCAAGGAGCTGGGCCAACGAAGGTAACGCCTGGTCGATGCTGGCAATCCCTCCTTCTGTCCACATGTTGGCAATGGATTGGTTATACGGAACAGGCGCAGATGGATTGCCGGCGTTTCCAATGACTCGGCTTTCCTGGCCGGCTTCTACAACAGCAAGCGTGGTACCTTCGGTACTGGCCGTGAAGTGGACCGTACCTTCTGTAACCTGGAGTATGGTCTGCTGTATTTTTTGTAGCGAGTCTGGCGCCCAGGTGTTGACATTGAATGCCGTTCCCACAACCTGGATACGGGCGTTTGCAGTGGTTACCACAAAAGGCCGTGTGCCATGGGCGACATCAAAGAAAGCTTCACCCGCCAGATATACTGCACGGGTTTTGCCCCACAGGTTGCGGCCGTATGAAATAGTAGATGCACTG
The genomic region above belongs to Bacteroidota bacterium and contains:
- a CDS encoding FecR domain-containing protein yields the protein MKPKATIPKDVQDSLNREQPDEKAALEKVWAITAKDAPAMPGAAVDDAVAQFEQQLRKATPVQKSATMYVLRQTWKVAATLVILALAIAWYGTRTITHEVPAGVTAQFTLPDGSSVALNSASTISYGRNLWGKTRAVYLAGEAFFDVAHGTRPFVVTTANARIQVVGTAFNVNTWAPDSLQKIQQTILQVTEGTVHFTASTEGTTLAVVEAGQESRVIGNAGNPSAPVPYNQSIANMWTEGGIASIDQALPSLAQLLERKYAVSIQVAPPLHATILTWIAPNPAGVQESLAAVCEIAGCSVSQSDAGFKLDPLP
- a CDS encoding serine hydrolase domain-containing protein, whose product is MKNATSVFLLLLFVPLVACAQTPNLSNELDAYVDEVMTAYGMPGVAFAVIKDGEVIHKKNYGLANLEHQVPVTENSIFRVYSLTKLVVISGLFQLVEQGKLSLDDQITDYVDGLPATWHHLQIKHLITHSSGLPDMAPIPVFQELSEDAAKARVFAEPLRAEAGNVYDYNQTNFWLLKEIIERVTTMPMDQFLLENQFSTAPDTAFFSVDSRDIIRNRVTAYFPFAKGYTTIEHPYLQGDYAYAMNGLNITLNAFIHWSQQLRNDTIMQPATRAKMWEPFPYAASDKLFTYGWDMRPVQGHNSYGFSGSLVTAYRIFPDDDLSIIFLANGMRDFFNIEDIMNTIAMRVLE